A genomic segment from Leptospira ryugenii encodes:
- the aroA gene encoding 3-phosphoshikimate 1-carboxyvinyltransferase — protein sequence MLQTKLNISRKMTVSVPGDKSISHRTVLFCALSEGTSEIHGFLEGEDPKHTLSAFAALGLQYEQKAPGSYRIQSPGKKNLRSPKSELDFGNAGTGIRLSAGLLSGLPGIQAVLTGDASLQKRPMARIIDPIRAMGGQIRSVHGNGQAPLEVKGSQLQAYTYKSPIASAQIKSALVFASLASDISLEYEEPELSRDHTENMISFLGGKIEYRSPLRFRIEGPYKFSSAAYQVPRDLSSASFFLVLALCAKGEPTLIPNVGLNPSRIGVLTVLKRMNGKIEIQNQRKECGEIVGDLLVYPSHLQKIEIEEALIPSIIDEIPILTIAGLFSEGGFSIRHAKELRAKESDRIHAMVKNLQTLGITVEEYEDGYAFGEVSQIKTGSIDTFMDHRIAMSFSILAKLADVNLSIDDVSWVDTSFPGFFQILKEF from the coding sequence ATGTTGCAAACAAAACTGAATATTTCTCGAAAGATGACTGTCTCCGTTCCAGGAGATAAATCCATTTCCCACAGAACCGTACTTTTCTGCGCTCTCTCGGAAGGCACCTCGGAAATCCATGGATTTTTGGAGGGAGAGGACCCAAAACATACCCTTTCTGCTTTTGCGGCTTTGGGGCTTCAGTATGAACAAAAAGCCCCTGGCTCCTACCGCATCCAAAGCCCAGGGAAAAAAAACCTACGTTCTCCAAAGTCCGAACTGGATTTTGGGAATGCAGGTACGGGGATTCGTTTGTCCGCAGGCCTACTCTCTGGATTGCCTGGGATACAAGCTGTATTGACCGGTGATGCTTCTCTGCAAAAACGTCCGATGGCAAGGATCATCGATCCCATCCGAGCCATGGGTGGCCAAATCCGCTCTGTACATGGAAATGGTCAAGCCCCTCTGGAAGTCAAGGGAAGCCAACTACAAGCGTATACCTACAAAAGTCCAATCGCCTCTGCCCAAATCAAAAGTGCTTTGGTCTTTGCTAGCCTTGCTTCCGACATATCCCTTGAGTATGAAGAGCCCGAACTATCTCGTGACCATACCGAAAATATGATTTCTTTCCTCGGGGGAAAGATAGAATACAGAAGCCCTTTACGCTTTCGGATTGAAGGTCCCTACAAGTTTTCTTCGGCAGCCTACCAAGTTCCCAGAGACCTTTCCAGTGCCTCCTTTTTCCTTGTCCTCGCACTCTGCGCAAAAGGTGAGCCCACTCTAATTCCCAATGTAGGCTTAAATCCTTCTCGGATTGGCGTACTCACCGTACTCAAAAGGATGAATGGAAAGATCGAAATCCAAAACCAAAGAAAGGAGTGTGGTGAAATCGTAGGAGACCTCCTTGTGTATCCTTCCCATTTGCAAAAGATAGAAATCGAAGAAGCATTGATCCCCTCTATTATCGATGAGATTCCCATCCTTACGATTGCTGGTTTGTTTTCCGAAGGCGGATTTTCTATCCGTCATGCAAAAGAATTGCGAGCCAAGGAATCGGATCGCATCCACGCGATGGTGAAAAATTTACAGACTTTGGGCATCACTGTTGAGGAGTATGAGGATGGCTATGCATTTGGTGAGGTATCCCAAATCAAAACTGGCTCGATTGATACGTTTATGGACCATAGAATTGCCATGAGTTTTTCCATCTTAGCAAAGTTAGCTGATGTAAACTTAAGTATTGATGATGTTTCTTGGGTGGATACGTCTTTTCCTGGCTTTTTTCAAATACTAAAAGAGTTTTAG
- the dxs gene encoding 1-deoxy-D-xylulose-5-phosphate synthase, producing MSLYPFLDRIQFPEDLRKYNETELPAVCKDLREFIIDTLSDVGGHFASNLGVVELTVALHYVFNTPVDRLIWDVGHQTYPHKILTGRKDQLTSVRKWQGLSGFPKREESVYDLYNTGHAGTSISQALGEACARDLMGKNHKVIAVIGDASIATGMALEAMNHGGHIKPDMLVILNDNYMSISKNVGSISNYLNNIISSQIYNRWKAVFYNFLKWLPLIGPALESVAHKMESSFKHFMLRPGGLFEDLGFTYFGPIDGHDVRRVVQMLQNVKKIKGPVLLHVLTQKGKGYKPAEADPIKYHGVTPFNKSDGKMASADASKIGLSKIVGKTLSILAETHKNIAVITPAMIEGSGLREFQEKFPQNTFDAGIAEQHSVAFAGAMTDVGVTPFMCIYSTFLTRAMDQLVEDVSLMNLPVRFVIDRAGIVGPDGETHQGLSDLGYLAGLPNMDIIVPSSAQDIIDSLYFMNGYKDAPIAIRFPKENGDLNTLQFTNPSPIQKASTRVLSKGKDLLVLSVGFMLNLAKTSCEILKEKGIEVTLVDLFWLRPFDKSTIEALLDEVNHFVILDESYIHAGASGFLLNEISPKYLKKYLKTYALPPEPIHHGERSQILAHYKLDAKSIAEDIHLHLENSFQGDKSSVRK from the coding sequence ATGTCTTTATACCCGTTTTTAGATCGGATCCAATTCCCAGAAGATTTACGAAAATACAATGAGACTGAGCTCCCTGCTGTCTGCAAAGACCTACGGGAGTTTATCATTGATACCTTATCAGATGTCGGTGGGCATTTCGCGAGCAATTTAGGTGTAGTCGAACTCACAGTCGCCCTCCACTATGTTTTCAACACTCCTGTTGATCGTCTGATCTGGGATGTTGGCCACCAAACCTATCCACATAAAATTTTGACTGGCAGAAAAGATCAGTTAACTAGTGTTAGGAAGTGGCAAGGGCTGTCTGGATTTCCCAAACGAGAAGAGTCAGTCTATGATCTCTACAACACGGGTCATGCAGGTACCTCCATCTCGCAAGCATTGGGAGAAGCCTGCGCGAGAGATCTTATGGGAAAAAACCATAAGGTCATAGCAGTGATTGGAGATGCATCGATTGCAACGGGTATGGCATTGGAAGCAATGAACCATGGTGGTCATATCAAACCAGATATGCTTGTCATTTTAAACGACAATTATATGTCGATTTCCAAAAATGTGGGCTCTATTTCTAATTATTTGAACAATATCATTTCATCTCAAATTTACAATCGATGGAAAGCTGTATTTTACAATTTCTTAAAATGGTTACCATTGATAGGTCCAGCTCTCGAAAGTGTGGCACACAAAATGGAGTCCTCATTCAAACATTTTATGTTGAGACCAGGTGGCTTGTTTGAGGATCTTGGTTTTACTTACTTTGGCCCCATTGATGGTCATGACGTCAGACGAGTCGTTCAGATGTTACAAAATGTCAAAAAGATAAAAGGTCCTGTTTTGCTCCACGTTTTAACTCAGAAGGGAAAGGGATACAAACCAGCAGAAGCAGACCCTATCAAATATCATGGAGTGACACCATTTAACAAAAGTGATGGGAAAATGGCGAGTGCCGATGCTAGTAAGATTGGCCTATCAAAAATTGTAGGCAAAACTTTATCTATTCTCGCCGAGACTCATAAGAACATTGCTGTGATCACACCGGCCATGATTGAGGGCAGTGGCTTACGCGAATTCCAAGAGAAGTTTCCTCAAAATACATTCGATGCTGGGATTGCAGAGCAACACTCTGTCGCTTTTGCCGGTGCGATGACAGATGTGGGTGTGACTCCTTTTATGTGCATCTATTCAACATTTCTGACACGTGCGATGGACCAGCTCGTTGAGGATGTTTCCCTTATGAATTTACCCGTACGCTTTGTCATCGACCGTGCGGGCATTGTGGGTCCTGACGGCGAAACCCACCAAGGTTTATCTGACCTAGGCTATTTAGCAGGACTACCCAACATGGATATCATCGTACCCAGTTCGGCTCAAGATATCATCGATAGCCTTTACTTTATGAATGGCTACAAAGACGCACCCATTGCCATTCGGTTTCCAAAAGAAAATGGGGACTTAAATACCCTTCAGTTTACCAATCCGTCACCCATCCAAAAGGCGAGTACACGAGTACTTTCCAAGGGAAAGGATCTTTTGGTTCTCTCAGTTGGCTTTATGCTAAATCTCGCTAAGACAAGTTGTGAGATATTGAAAGAAAAAGGGATAGAAGTTACCTTGGTCGATTTGTTTTGGTTGCGTCCCTTTGATAAAAGTACGATAGAAGCTCTGTTAGACGAAGTAAATCATTTTGTCATTTTAGATGAAAGTTACATTCATGCTGGAGCATCCGGATTCCTTTTAAACGAAATCAGCCCTAAGTACCTAAAGAAGTACCTAAAAACCTATGCTCTACCTCCAGAACCTATCCACCACGGGGAAAGATCTCAGATCCTGGCTCATTATAAGTTGGATGCAAAGTCGATTGCGGAGGACATTCACTTACATTTAGAAAATAGTTTTCAAGGAGATAAATCCTCAGTCCGAAAATAA
- a CDS encoding tetratricopeptide repeat protein, whose amino-acid sequence MSFEQFSFHLDLTKQFFRTGDLDRAEYHVRCFLEEVEHEEAYFYLGLVQNSQGKWEEALHSYYKAVSINHEYGNPCNEIGVVLLRMGKDRDAIYWLKKSIRCAQNDALHISYFNLATLYKLWNRPERSLQYLHKAMEIKKDFPEAWKMWESLQEGSNPSTNSN is encoded by the coding sequence TTGTCTTTCGAACAATTCTCTTTTCATTTAGATCTTACCAAACAATTTTTTAGGACCGGAGATTTGGACCGGGCTGAATACCATGTTCGTTGCTTTTTAGAAGAAGTGGAACATGAGGAAGCTTATTTCTATTTAGGACTGGTCCAGAATTCCCAAGGCAAATGGGAAGAGGCCTTACATTCATACTACAAAGCTGTGTCCATCAACCATGAGTATGGAAATCCATGCAATGAGATTGGTGTTGTCCTCCTAAGAATGGGCAAAGACCGAGATGCCATCTATTGGCTAAAAAAATCCATTCGTTGTGCCCAAAACGATGCTTTGCATATCTCTTATTTCAATTTAGCAACTCTCTATAAATTGTGGAATCGCCCAGAAAGATCCTTGCAATACCTTCACAAAGCCATGGAAATCAAAAAGGATTTCCCTGAAGCTTGGAAGATGTGGGAAAGTTTACAAGAAGGATCAAATCCCTCTACAAATTCAAACTGA
- a CDS encoding 30S ribosomal protein S1, with the protein MNSTSPSSSPKNDATSSFGELLEKWESQTQEQESVASKGVLIDGTVVDVIGDTVFLDIGEKLEARVPREDFSETPKRGEKVSAVLKRRVDGYCVLSKKEADQRVGWETIKDAFANGYPLSGKIVNEVKNKGYLVESEGIQLFLPASHVGVRFKEATESGKEFQFKIIELNEKTKTGVVSRKTLLDEINGEKWEELLQKVKVGDKVQGKVVKIANFGVFLSVYEVVGLLRQNDISYKKFAPFKQYFQIGAEVNVVVLEVDRDNNKLSLGIKQLYEDPWAWAKKELEKGMVVRGLVTSLTNFGAFVELKEGLEGLIHTTELSWSKKPPHPKDVLKKGQEVDSEILDIDFEARRLSLGLKQLLPNPWESLSASVRAGSELEGKITGITKYGAFVEVESGIEGLIHISDITWDEKEKNPLALLKKGQSVRYKILDVNLDAQRISCGLKQLQEHPYEALRKKYPPGTLVEGKVKSIVSFGVFVEVEPGYEGLVHISEIPDGRNIKLEDLYKVGDQVRTVVVKIEPNNKKISLSIKDFDKAVEREEMAKYMKEDNQPSRESIGSFVNLNNNR; encoded by the coding sequence TTGAATTCAACCAGTCCCTCTTCCTCCCCCAAAAATGATGCCACTTCCTCCTTTGGAGAACTTTTAGAAAAGTGGGAATCGCAAACACAAGAACAAGAAAGTGTCGCAAGTAAAGGCGTACTCATTGACGGCACAGTCGTAGATGTCATCGGAGACACTGTTTTTCTCGATATTGGTGAAAAACTCGAAGCGCGTGTACCACGAGAAGATTTCTCAGAAACTCCTAAACGAGGAGAAAAGGTTAGCGCCGTCCTCAAACGACGAGTGGATGGCTATTGTGTTTTATCCAAAAAGGAAGCTGACCAAAGAGTTGGTTGGGAAACAATCAAAGATGCTTTTGCAAACGGTTACCCTCTCTCAGGAAAAATTGTCAATGAAGTCAAAAACAAAGGTTATCTCGTAGAAAGCGAAGGCATCCAATTGTTTTTGCCTGCCTCTCATGTCGGCGTTCGTTTTAAAGAAGCCACTGAATCTGGCAAAGAATTCCAATTCAAAATCATTGAACTCAACGAGAAAACCAAGACGGGTGTTGTTTCTCGAAAAACCCTCCTTGATGAAATCAACGGGGAAAAATGGGAAGAGCTTTTACAGAAAGTAAAAGTTGGGGATAAAGTACAAGGAAAAGTAGTTAAGATTGCTAATTTTGGCGTTTTCCTTTCTGTTTATGAAGTCGTCGGGCTTCTCAGACAAAATGATATCTCTTATAAAAAATTCGCTCCGTTCAAACAGTACTTTCAAATAGGTGCTGAGGTGAATGTAGTTGTTTTGGAAGTTGACCGAGACAATAACAAACTATCCCTCGGGATCAAACAGCTGTATGAAGACCCATGGGCATGGGCGAAGAAAGAATTAGAAAAAGGTATGGTCGTGCGTGGACTCGTAACCTCGCTTACAAACTTCGGAGCTTTCGTTGAACTCAAAGAAGGTTTGGAAGGTTTGATCCACACAACGGAACTCTCTTGGTCCAAAAAACCACCTCATCCAAAAGATGTTCTAAAAAAAGGCCAAGAAGTTGATTCTGAAATTTTGGATATCGATTTTGAAGCAAGACGACTCTCCTTAGGTCTCAAACAATTGCTTCCAAACCCTTGGGAATCGCTTTCCGCTAGCGTGCGTGCTGGTAGTGAGTTAGAAGGAAAGATCACTGGAATTACTAAATATGGTGCTTTCGTAGAAGTAGAAAGTGGCATTGAAGGATTGATTCACATCTCTGATATTACTTGGGATGAAAAAGAAAAAAATCCTTTGGCACTCTTGAAAAAAGGACAATCTGTTCGCTATAAGATCCTAGATGTAAACTTAGATGCACAGCGCATTAGCTGTGGTTTAAAGCAATTGCAAGAACATCCTTATGAAGCTCTTCGCAAAAAATACCCACCGGGTACTCTTGTGGAAGGAAAGGTTAAGTCTATTGTAAGTTTTGGTGTCTTTGTAGAAGTGGAACCAGGTTATGAAGGTCTAGTGCATATTTCTGAAATCCCAGACGGAAGAAATATCAAATTAGAGGACCTTTACAAAGTGGGTGACCAAGTCAGAACAGTCGTTGTAAAGATTGAACCTAATAACAAAAAGATCTCTCTATCCATCAAAGACTTTGATAAGGCTGTGGAGAGAGAAGAAATGGCAAAATACATGAAGGAAGACAACCAACCTTCACGTGAGTCCATTGGTTCTTTTGTAAATCTTAATAACAACCGTTAG
- the cmk gene encoding (d)CMP kinase, with protein sequence MSQEIPYTEKVIALDGPAGSGKSTIARLLANRLGYLYLDSGALYRGLTYAIYQEFEKQESDEAKFPSYAEKLADKSLLGEEKAEFSFSLSEIPLFLELSEQGTNQVWLGNQNISEEIRSPDLTKRIRYIAPHRAFREYVNQLIRTFAKKHPLVMDGRDIGTDVFPQAKYKFFLTASADVRANRRYKELQEKGIRVDLSHLKEEIIARDESDKNRSVAPLRQASDAILIDTSDSDTETVLNTILSRLK encoded by the coding sequence ATGAGCCAAGAGATTCCTTATACTGAAAAAGTAATTGCCCTAGATGGGCCAGCAGGCTCAGGAAAGAGTACCATCGCACGTTTGTTAGCAAATCGTCTCGGATATTTGTATTTGGATTCCGGTGCCTTGTACCGAGGACTTACCTATGCCATCTACCAAGAATTCGAAAAACAAGAAAGCGATGAAGCGAAGTTTCCCTCTTATGCAGAGAAACTAGCCGATAAATCATTATTAGGCGAAGAGAAAGCGGAGTTTTCGTTTTCTTTATCTGAAATCCCTCTCTTCCTGGAGCTTTCCGAACAAGGAACCAACCAAGTCTGGTTAGGAAATCAGAATATCTCAGAGGAAATCCGTAGCCCTGACTTAACCAAACGGATCCGTTATATTGCCCCTCACCGAGCCTTCCGTGAATATGTGAACCAACTGATCCGGACTTTCGCCAAAAAGCACCCTTTGGTCATGGATGGACGAGATATTGGAACCGATGTCTTTCCTCAGGCAAAGTATAAATTTTTTCTCACCGCAAGTGCCGATGTACGAGCAAATAGAAGATACAAAGAACTCCAGGAAAAGGGGATCCGAGTCGACCTTTCCCATCTCAAAGAGGAGATAATCGCTCGGGACGAATCGGACAAAAACCGATCCGTGGCCCCGCTCCGGCAAGCTAGCGACGCAATACTCATTGACACCTCAGACTCAGATACGGAAACTGTCCTTAATACTATCCTGTCTAGGCTCAAGTAA
- a CDS encoding cyclic nucleotide-binding domain-containing protein, producing MPIDTSKNNQKIPVNPGEVLFVGGKPCLSLNILHEGSVRIEVTVGDISFALYSLEGANMTPAIFPLLEGTTLPFTVRAKSSCTISTYVMNQSNAKKTLTQKVSVGVMAVRTMLKEIGELYKKIIAIRGINAKAEKYIDNIGAAYFILNPAIFPDLSPGGPITRDENIIDPVMKSIRNNLAGFYEQGGMLPDSPTVSFLEEDHGEFFQKGYAETVEWNDSMFHFVRKILTVNPKISQALFESDPSLLQSAAESYVSTYRELFDILEREVHALLDFFQVLFGGEQSLVEKMNLTLDLFSTGYSPIPSTTLLPVTEWCLKSCQSLLSEFQQVFGTQYTGNFSSLDTLEKKQKEMTSKYSHELDSKKAIEERKAMSGDDSITAGIDLGSLKTELLNSASQILNYAQADPEAVKEFSTLMVKLKSFKNPLDPDPDNRKIRRTIAKTYWDVYRRSYLKWIKDGKRGPTAVEMMLRYGYFDESLLDDNHLLELRARMEQPRYDSNVPIHLGTEWLDKIYGREIPTSVDELGQTFFEKLKLDLKDSGIKSERDIPPEYDTGEARLQYELNAMYEPNVRLTSGNISSHFPILTRYHITLPLDKCYVTKSHVNKAIQDILAVDYTAFNREILYRNEEIGIKNEFVQRSVIPDFVIVPSIGPKIMMWQDLSIFRGSGSKESRGRIIIPHFVLGDLKTFLMEAIAAFRWELCKNILGPDWNNVGIPSITADYTDYVQFYKKSKDLSPELKEKITSDFKRFRTDRDKFAYDYSLWIKYESEGVQRVNRVVRSIFYRHIPFHKVIREKVSGQPAFAELHNRFKNVRGRQHKEFENKYKKYMDASGQLPKELYENLMFYEV from the coding sequence ATGCCTATAGATACCAGTAAAAATAATCAAAAGATCCCGGTCAATCCTGGTGAGGTACTCTTCGTCGGAGGAAAACCTTGCCTATCCCTAAACATCCTCCATGAGGGTTCGGTTCGCATTGAGGTGACCGTTGGGGACATTTCCTTTGCTTTATACTCACTGGAAGGTGCCAATATGACACCTGCCATATTTCCTTTGTTAGAGGGAACGACTCTTCCTTTCACAGTACGAGCGAAATCTTCCTGTACGATCTCCACCTATGTAATGAACCAGTCAAATGCCAAAAAAACACTCACACAGAAAGTCTCTGTTGGTGTAATGGCTGTTCGTACAATGCTAAAAGAAATCGGCGAGCTCTATAAAAAGATCATTGCGATTCGTGGCATCAATGCCAAGGCAGAAAAGTATATAGATAATATTGGTGCGGCCTACTTTATTCTCAACCCAGCTATCTTTCCAGACCTAAGCCCTGGAGGACCTATCACCCGAGATGAAAACATCATTGATCCAGTGATGAAGTCCATACGTAACAACTTAGCAGGTTTTTATGAACAAGGCGGTATGCTTCCTGATTCCCCAACTGTCAGTTTTTTAGAAGAAGACCATGGGGAATTTTTTCAGAAAGGATACGCGGAAACTGTAGAATGGAACGATAGTATGTTTCACTTTGTACGTAAAATCTTAACCGTGAACCCAAAGATATCTCAGGCACTCTTTGAGTCAGATCCCAGTCTTTTACAAAGTGCCGCAGAAAGTTATGTTTCCACATATCGAGAGTTATTTGATATTTTGGAGAGAGAGGTACACGCCCTTCTCGATTTTTTCCAAGTCCTCTTTGGCGGAGAACAATCTTTGGTAGAGAAAATGAATCTTACTTTAGATCTATTTTCAACTGGGTATTCACCTATTCCCTCTACGACTTTACTTCCAGTTACGGAATGGTGTTTGAAGTCTTGCCAGTCCTTACTTAGCGAGTTCCAGCAAGTATTTGGTACACAATATACGGGCAATTTCTCAAGTCTCGACACCCTAGAGAAAAAGCAAAAGGAAATGACATCAAAGTACTCGCATGAACTGGACTCTAAAAAGGCAATCGAAGAGAGAAAGGCAATGTCGGGAGACGATTCCATTACAGCCGGGATTGATCTTGGAAGTCTCAAAACAGAATTACTAAACTCGGCATCTCAAATCTTAAACTATGCACAAGCAGATCCAGAAGCTGTAAAAGAGTTCTCGACCTTGATGGTCAAATTAAAGTCCTTCAAAAACCCTCTTGATCCCGACCCAGACAATCGAAAGATCCGACGAACTATCGCCAAAACCTATTGGGATGTATACCGTAGATCTTACCTGAAGTGGATCAAAGACGGAAAACGGGGTCCGACTGCTGTAGAAATGATGCTACGGTATGGTTACTTCGACGAATCCTTATTAGACGACAACCATCTACTTGAACTACGAGCTCGTATGGAGCAACCTAGGTATGATAGCAATGTACCTATCCACCTAGGAACGGAATGGTTAGACAAAATTTACGGAAGGGAGATTCCAACATCCGTTGATGAACTTGGACAAACTTTTTTTGAAAAACTCAAACTTGATCTAAAAGATTCGGGAATCAAATCAGAAAGGGATATCCCACCAGAATACGATACCGGGGAAGCACGATTACAATATGAATTGAACGCTATGTATGAGCCAAATGTGCGCTTGACCTCTGGAAATATTTCTAGCCATTTTCCTATTCTGACTCGCTATCACATAACCCTACCGCTTGACAAGTGTTATGTAACCAAATCTCATGTAAACAAGGCGATCCAGGATATTCTTGCTGTTGACTACACAGCTTTCAACCGAGAGATCCTTTACAGAAATGAAGAGATTGGCATCAAAAATGAATTTGTCCAGAGGTCAGTAATCCCTGATTTCGTCATTGTCCCTTCAATTGGGCCCAAAATCATGATGTGGCAAGATCTTTCCATTTTTAGAGGCTCTGGATCCAAAGAATCAAGAGGAAGGATCATCATCCCACACTTTGTTTTAGGAGATTTGAAAACCTTCTTGATGGAAGCTATTGCGGCATTCCGTTGGGAACTATGTAAGAATATACTTGGACCCGATTGGAACAATGTGGGAATCCCATCGATCACTGCGGATTACACCGATTATGTGCAGTTTTACAAAAAAAGTAAGGACCTCTCTCCCGAACTCAAAGAAAAAATCACATCCGATTTTAAACGATTTCGTACAGACCGAGATAAGTTTGCTTATGATTATAGCTTATGGATCAAATATGAGTCAGAAGGTGTCCAAAGAGTCAATAGAGTCGTTCGTTCCATCTTTTATCGACACATTCCATTCCACAAAGTGATCCGAGAAAAAGTCTCTGGCCAACCTGCTTTTGCTGAGCTCCACAATCGATTCAAAAACGTGCGAGGAAGACAGCATAAAGAGTTTGAAAACAAGTACAAAAAGTACATGGATGCTTCGGGTCAGCTACCGAAAGAATTGTATGAAAATTTAATGTTTTACGAAGTGTAA